The Deinococcus multiflagellatus genome includes a region encoding these proteins:
- a CDS encoding branched-chain amino acid aminotransferase: MTTQTRPPVNLDWSTLGFSYIRTDERYLSHWRGGQWDSGQLTLDNVLHISEGSTALHYGQQCFEGLKAYRAADGSVNLFRPDQNAARMQASCRRLLMPEVSTEQFIDACRQVVKANEHWIPPYGTGGALYLRPYVIGVGDNIGVRSAPEFLFGVFAIPVGAYFKGGLTPHNFITSSYDRAAPHGTGAAKVGGNYAASLLPGFEAKERHFADAIYLDPATHTKIEEVGAANFFAITKDGQTFVTPQSPSILPSITKYSLLHLAEHRLGLKVVEGDVYIDRLNEYSEAGACGTAAVITPIGGIQHGEKFHVFYSETEVGPVTRRLYDELTGIQYGDRPAPEGWLVRV; encoded by the coding sequence ATGACGACCCAGACCCGTCCGCCTGTGAACCTCGACTGGTCCACCTTGGGCTTCAGCTACATCCGCACCGACGAACGCTACCTGTCGCACTGGCGCGGCGGGCAGTGGGACAGCGGCCAGCTGACCCTGGACAACGTGCTGCACATCAGCGAGGGCTCAACGGCCCTGCACTACGGGCAGCAGTGCTTTGAGGGCCTGAAGGCGTACCGCGCCGCCGACGGCAGCGTGAACCTCTTCCGCCCCGACCAGAACGCCGCGCGCATGCAGGCCAGCTGCCGCCGCCTGCTGATGCCCGAAGTCAGCACCGAGCAGTTCATTGACGCCTGCCGGCAGGTGGTGAAGGCCAACGAGCACTGGATTCCCCCCTACGGCACGGGCGGCGCGCTGTACCTGCGCCCCTACGTGATCGGCGTGGGCGACAACATCGGCGTGCGCTCGGCGCCGGAATTTCTGTTCGGCGTGTTCGCCATTCCAGTGGGCGCCTACTTCAAGGGCGGCCTGACCCCGCACAACTTCATCACGTCCAGTTATGACCGCGCCGCGCCGCACGGCACCGGGGCGGCCAAGGTGGGGGGCAACTACGCCGCCAGCCTGCTCCCCGGCTTTGAGGCCAAGGAGCGCCACTTCGCTGACGCCATTTACCTGGACCCCGCCACCCACACCAAGATTGAAGAGGTGGGCGCCGCCAACTTCTTCGCCATCACCAAAGACGGGCAGACCTTCGTGACGCCCCAGTCGCCCAGCATCCTGCCCAGCATCACCAAGTACAGCCTGCTGCACTTGGCCGAGCACCGCCTGGGCCTGAAGGTGGTGGAGGGCGACGTGTACATTGACCGCCTCAACGAGTACAGCGAGGCCGGCGCGTGCGGCACGGCGGCCGTGATCACGCCCATTGGCGGGATTCAGCATGGCGAGAAGTTCCACGTGTTCTACAGCGAAACGGAAGTGGGCCCCGTCACCCGGCGCCTGTACGACGAGCTGACGGGGATTCAGTACGGCGACCGCCCGGCGCCGGAAGGTTGGCTGGTGAGGGTTTAA
- a CDS encoding HAD family hydrolase produces MSPRAMLFDLDGTLHDRAATLRAWLAEHAARFALPDGYAERFVELDDFGYRSKTEVVPQLVNEFGLPHDPQALLDHYSGHMAHAVPMPHAHEVLRELRSRGVRLGVVTNGWPAVQQACLDRCGLTGLVDDVVISKSVGLSKPDPRIYELALARLGVAAAETWFVGDSPRNDVWGPQQVGVRAAYLPTGHGLGGEVPEVVLKDLWGVVGLG; encoded by the coding sequence ATGTCCCCACGCGCCATGCTTTTTGATCTGGACGGCACCCTGCACGACCGCGCCGCCACCCTGCGCGCGTGGCTGGCCGAGCACGCCGCGCGCTTTGCCCTGCCAGACGGCTATGCCGAGCGGTTCGTGGAACTGGATGATTTCGGCTACCGGTCCAAGACCGAGGTGGTGCCCCAGCTGGTGAATGAATTTGGGCTGCCCCATGATCCCCAGGCCCTGCTGGACCATTACTCCGGCCACATGGCCCACGCCGTGCCCATGCCGCACGCCCACGAGGTTCTGCGTGAACTGCGCTCGCGGGGGGTGCGGCTGGGGGTGGTCACCAACGGCTGGCCAGCGGTGCAGCAGGCCTGCCTGGACCGCTGCGGCCTGACCGGGCTGGTGGACGACGTGGTGATCAGCAAGTCGGTGGGGCTCAGCAAGCCGGACCCGCGTATCTACGAGCTGGCGCTGGCGCGGCTGGGGGTGGCGGCGGCGGAGACGTGGTTTGTGGGGGATTCGCCGCGCAACGATGTGTGGGGGCCGCAGCAGGTGGGGGTGCGGGCGGCGTATTTGCCGACGGGGCATGGGTTGGGGGGGGAGGTGCCGGAGGTGGTGCTGAAGGATTTGTGGGGGGTGGTGGGGTTGGGGTGA
- the ddrA gene encoding single-stranded DNA-binding protein DdrA, translating to MKLSDVQKRLQAPFPAHMVAWKPGVISKDRKRALMLAHIDARAVQDRLDSICPDGWSFEVEVVPGTRLPTVKGRLTVLGVTREDIGEAQEGDLGTLKAASSDALKRCAVHFGIGRYLYDLPKTWADWDDAKRAPTTTPELPDWARPDHERTPGGAHLMQAMEQLRYELPEDLELQREVYKHLKAALGSLHPGSPQTGRAA from the coding sequence ATGAAACTGAGCGATGTTCAGAAACGACTCCAGGCCCCGTTTCCCGCTCATATGGTGGCGTGGAAGCCCGGTGTCATCAGCAAAGACCGGAAACGCGCCCTGATGCTGGCCCACATTGACGCCCGCGCGGTGCAAGACCGCCTGGATTCCATCTGCCCCGATGGCTGGAGCTTCGAGGTGGAAGTCGTGCCCGGCACCCGCCTGCCCACCGTGAAGGGCCGCCTGACCGTGCTGGGTGTGACCCGCGAGGACATCGGCGAGGCCCAGGAAGGCGACCTGGGCACCCTGAAGGCGGCCAGCAGCGACGCCCTGAAGCGCTGCGCTGTGCATTTCGGCATTGGCCGCTACCTGTATGACCTGCCCAAGACCTGGGCCGACTGGGACGACGCCAAGCGCGCCCCCACCACCACCCCCGAACTGCCCGACTGGGCCCGCCCCGATCACGAGCGCACCCCCGGCGGCGCCCACCTGATGCAGGCCATGGAACAGCTGCGCTACGAACTGCCCGAGGACCTGGAACTGCAGCGCGAAGTGTACAAGCACCTGAAGGCCGCCCTGGGCAGCCTGCACCCTGGTTCGCCCCAGACCGGGCGCGCCGCATGA
- a CDS encoding NAD(P)/FAD-dependent oxidoreductase produces the protein MSAAALYDAVVVGAGPAGLNAALVLGGAGRRVLLLDGGPPRNVRAQAAHGVFTRDGATPVTLKTLGLGDLSPYAVTVRPELAREVAPDPDGFALRLEGRWVRARRVLFATGVRDVLPTVPGLRERWGATVHHCPYCDGWPNKDARLGVLGSGQEGHHLALSVRSWSERVTLLTDGPDELTDEQREDLRRVGIPVHTAPILRLGGRQDVRVRFRAPLADPPASEATSADSLSLDALFLNPTQQQRSTLPAALGCELNDKGRVVVNEHGMTSVRGVWAAGDMTGAPQYVMSAAASGMIAAVSLNTTLIHEEVRHMGAAFHKSPDEPKGEGEAS, from the coding sequence GTGAGTGCCGCCGCCCTGTATGACGCCGTGGTGGTGGGCGCTGGGCCCGCCGGCCTGAACGCCGCGCTGGTGCTGGGGGGCGCCGGGCGCCGGGTGCTGCTGCTGGACGGCGGCCCGCCGCGCAATGTGCGGGCCCAGGCCGCCCACGGGGTGTTTACCCGCGACGGCGCCACGCCCGTGACCCTCAAGACGCTGGGGCTGGGAGACCTTTCGCCCTACGCGGTCACGGTGCGGCCCGAACTGGCCCGCGAGGTGGCCCCCGACCCGGACGGCTTTGCCCTGCGCCTGGAAGGCCGCTGGGTGCGTGCGCGCCGGGTGCTGTTTGCCACGGGCGTGCGCGACGTGCTGCCCACCGTGCCCGGCCTGCGTGAACGCTGGGGGGCCACCGTGCACCACTGCCCCTACTGCGACGGCTGGCCCAACAAGGACGCCCGGCTGGGCGTGCTGGGCTCGGGGCAGGAGGGCCACCACCTCGCCCTGAGTGTGCGCTCGTGGTCGGAACGCGTGACCCTGCTGACCGACGGGCCCGACGAACTGACCGACGAGCAACGCGAGGACCTGCGCCGCGTGGGCATCCCGGTGCACACGGCGCCGATTCTGCGGCTGGGCGGGCGGCAGGATGTGCGCGTGCGCTTCCGGGCGCCGCTGGCGGACCCACCGGCCTCAGAGGCGACTTCCGCTGATTCGCTGTCCCTGGACGCCCTGTTCCTGAACCCCACACAGCAGCAGCGCAGCACCCTGCCCGCCGCCCTGGGCTGCGAACTGAACGACAAGGGCCGCGTGGTGGTCAACGAACACGGCATGACCAGCGTGCGCGGCGTATGGGCGGCGGGCGACATGACCGGCGCGCCGCAGTACGTCATGAGCGCGGCGGCCAGCGGCATGATCGCCGCCGTGTCGCTGAACACCACCCTGATTCACGAGGAGGTGCGGCACATGGGCGCGGCCTTCCACAAATCGCCCGATGAACCGAAAGGGGAGGGCGAAGCCTCCTGA
- the hrpB gene encoding ATP-dependent helicase HrpB: MPPVTPPTLPIHTVIPAVQTALHTHPLVVLQAPPGAGKSTALPLALLNEPWLAGQKIIMLQPRRVAARAVAARLAEGLGERVGETVGYRVRFEAQVSPGTRLEVVTEGILTRRLQRDPELAGVGLVILDEFHERSLNADLALALLRDLLGALRDDLRVLVMSATLDPALPGRLGAPLVESAGRAYPVEVRYLAVDPAGRVEDAVARQVRAALAEHEGDVLAFLPGVREIRGAMGLLSGVDAAVLPLYGDLPVREQGRALRPDPEGRRKVVLATSIAETSLTIEGVRVVVDGGQSRWAQFDPATGLSRMVTGRVTQDAAAQRAGRAGRTAPGVAYRLWSERTQALLPAARPPELLEADLAPLTLELAQWGVTDPAALQWLDLPPERRVASARELLRGLGALDDRGRITPEGKRLLDFPTHPRLAHLLTGQETPALAADVAALLEERDPLPPGSGADLTDRVAALRAWRRREGHGGDVAVLERIERLSRQWRALLGVRPDDAAPDPFAVGALVARAYPERAALAREAHSGLRRGRFLLAGGQGAALPEGDALAGTCALAVAHLDAAQAEGRIFLAAPLDPAVLSAGAPWVDAVRWDSRAGTLVAQQERRFGALVLETRPLRDLPQEARTAALLGAVREEGLGVLTFGPEAQALRDRVGSLRHWRPDDSWPDLTDAGLLATLDVWLAPHLGSARSREDLGRLNLLPALQALLPWPRPAQLDELAPTHLTVPTGSRIRLTYRPGEAPILAVKLQELFGLAETPAVNGGRTPVLLHLLSPAGRPVQVTQDLRSFWNSSYFEVRKDLRGRYPKHPWPDDPWNHAPMRGTKKRGV; the protein is encoded by the coding sequence ATGCCCCCCGTGACCCCCCCCACCCTCCCCATCCACACCGTCATTCCCGCCGTCCAAACCGCCCTCCACACCCACCCCCTCGTCGTCCTCCAGGCCCCCCCCGGCGCCGGCAAAAGCACCGCCCTGCCCCTGGCCCTGCTGAACGAACCGTGGCTGGCCGGGCAAAAGATCATCATGCTGCAGCCCCGGCGGGTGGCGGCGCGGGCGGTGGCGGCGCGGCTGGCGGAAGGGTTGGGGGAGCGGGTGGGGGAAACGGTGGGCTACCGGGTGCGCTTCGAGGCGCAGGTGTCACCCGGCACCCGGCTGGAGGTGGTCACCGAGGGCATCCTGACGCGGCGGCTGCAGCGCGATCCAGAGTTGGCGGGGGTGGGGCTGGTCATTCTGGACGAGTTTCACGAACGGTCCCTGAACGCCGACCTCGCCCTGGCCCTGCTGCGCGACCTGCTGGGCGCCCTGCGCGACGATCTGCGCGTGCTGGTCATGAGCGCCACGCTGGACCCCGCACTGCCCGGGCGCCTGGGGGCGCCGCTGGTCGAGAGTGCGGGCCGGGCCTACCCCGTGGAGGTGCGCTATCTGGCCGTCGACCCTGCCGGGCGCGTGGAAGACGCCGTGGCCCGGCAGGTGCGCGCGGCCCTGGCCGAGCACGAGGGCGACGTGCTGGCCTTTCTGCCCGGCGTGCGCGAGATTCGCGGGGCGATGGGCCTGCTCTCTGGGGTGGACGCCGCCGTGTTGCCCCTGTACGGCGACCTGCCGGTGCGCGAGCAGGGACGCGCCCTGCGCCCGGACCCGGAGGGGCGGCGCAAGGTGGTGCTGGCGACCAGCATCGCGGAGACCTCGCTGACCATTGAGGGCGTGCGGGTGGTGGTGGACGGCGGCCAGAGCCGCTGGGCGCAGTTCGATCCGGCCACCGGGCTCTCGCGCATGGTCACGGGCAGGGTCACGCAGGACGCAGCGGCGCAGCGGGCGGGCCGCGCCGGGCGCACGGCCCCGGGGGTGGCCTACCGCCTCTGGAGCGAGCGCACCCAGGCGCTGCTGCCCGCCGCCCGCCCGCCCGAACTGCTGGAAGCCGACCTCGCGCCGCTGACCCTGGAACTGGCGCAGTGGGGCGTAACGGACCCGGCCGCCCTGCAATGGCTGGACCTGCCGCCCGAGCGCCGGGTGGCCTCGGCCCGCGAGCTGCTGCGGGGCCTGGGCGCCCTGGACGACCGTGGCCGCATCACCCCGGAGGGCAAGCGCCTGCTGGACTTTCCCACCCACCCGCGCCTCGCCCACCTGCTGACAGGCCAGGAGACCCCCGCCCTGGCCGCCGATGTGGCCGCGCTGCTGGAAGAACGCGACCCCCTCCCCCCGGGCAGCGGCGCGGACCTGACCGACCGGGTGGCGGCCCTGCGCGCGTGGCGCCGCCGGGAGGGCCATGGGGGCGACGTGGCTGTGCTGGAACGCATCGAGCGCCTTTCCAGGCAGTGGCGCGCGCTGCTGGGCGTGCGCCCGGACGACGCGGCGCCGGACCCTTTCGCTGTGGGCGCCCTGGTGGCGCGTGCCTACCCCGAGCGGGCCGCCCTGGCACGCGAAGCCCATTCGGGCCTGCGGCGGGGGCGCTTTCTGCTGGCGGGGGGACAGGGCGCGGCCCTGCCCGAAGGCGACGCGCTGGCGGGTACTTGCGCGCTGGCAGTGGCCCACCTGGACGCCGCGCAGGCCGAGGGGCGCATCTTCCTGGCCGCGCCCCTGGACCCGGCCGTGCTGAGCGCCGGGGCGCCGTGGGTGGACGCTGTGCGCTGGGACAGCCGCGCGGGCACGCTGGTGGCGCAGCAGGAGCGGCGTTTTGGCGCCCTGGTGCTGGAGACGCGGCCCCTGCGGGACCTGCCCCAGGAGGCCCGCACGGCCGCGCTGCTGGGCGCGGTGCGGGAGGAGGGCCTGGGCGTGCTGACCTTTGGCCCCGAGGCCCAGGCCCTGCGGGACCGGGTGGGGTCGCTGCGCCACTGGCGCCCGGACGACAGCTGGCCGGACCTGACCGACGCGGGCCTGCTGGCGACGCTGGACGTGTGGCTCGCGCCGCACTTGGGCAGCGCCCGTTCCCGCGAGGATCTGGGTCGCCTGAACCTGCTGCCCGCCCTGCAGGCCCTGTTGCCGTGGCCCCGGCCCGCGCAGCTGGATGAGCTCGCCCCCACCCACCTCACCGTGCCCACCGGCAGCCGCATTCGCCTGACCTACCGCCCCGGCGAGGCGCCCATCCTGGCCGTGAAGTTGCAGGAACTCTTTGGGCTGGCCGAGACGCCGGCCGTCAACGGGGGCCGCACGCCCGTGCTGCTGCACCTGCTGTCGCCGGCCGGGCGCCCGGTGCAGGTCACGCAGGATCTGCGCTCGTTCTGGAACTCGTCGTATTTCGAGGTGCGCAAGGACCTGCGCGGCCGGTATCCCAAGCACCCCTGGCCCGACGATCCCTGGAACCACGCGCCCATGCGCGGCACCAAAAAGCGCGGCGTTTAG
- the hisH gene encoding imidazole glycerol phosphate synthase subunit HisH has translation MSAPEVLLLDYGAGNVRSAAKALERAGMTVKVSADPADVPGARAVVVPGQGHFRQVMEAFDESGFRQPVLDAANAGTPLLGICVGMQMLLDGSEEAPGVRGLGLVPGTVRRFEHLPGLKVPQMGWNSLDKVGDSPLLRDLACPAYAYFVHSYYVPIETEVDAGALTEYGVPFWAALSQGNVHATQFHPEKSGAVGLAILERFRRYVLEGGA, from the coding sequence GTGAGCGCGCCGGAGGTGCTGCTGCTGGACTACGGTGCGGGCAACGTGCGCAGCGCGGCCAAGGCGCTGGAGCGGGCCGGGATGACGGTGAAGGTCAGCGCCGACCCCGCCGACGTGCCCGGCGCGCGGGCGGTGGTGGTGCCGGGCCAGGGCCACTTCCGGCAGGTGATGGAGGCGTTCGACGAGAGCGGCTTTCGCCAGCCGGTGCTGGACGCCGCGAACGCCGGCACGCCGCTGCTGGGGATCTGCGTGGGGATGCAGATGCTCCTGGACGGCTCTGAGGAAGCGCCTGGGGTGCGGGGCCTGGGGCTGGTGCCGGGCACCGTGCGCCGCTTTGAGCACCTGCCGGGCCTGAAGGTGCCGCAGATGGGCTGGAACTCGCTGGACAAGGTGGGCGATAGTCCTCTGCTGCGCGACCTCGCCTGCCCGGCCTACGCGTACTTTGTGCATTCCTACTACGTGCCCATTGAAACGGAAGTGGACGCCGGGGCGCTGACCGAGTACGGCGTGCCGTTCTGGGCCGCCCTCAGCCAGGGCAACGTCCATGCCACGCAGTTTCACCCGGAAAAGAGCGGGGCGGTGGGCCTGGCGATTCTGGAGCGGTTCCGGCGCTATGTGCTGGAGGGCGGAGCGTAG
- a CDS encoding SDR family oxidoreductase, whose product MTTHRPVTLITGASGGIGSALARALAPTHDLILGGRGGAALERLCAELGAQPLPLDLTRPETFEGALAGLGRVTNLVHNAGVVDLGAVAGQGHVVWTHTLAVNTVAPAELTRVLLPQVRAEQGVVVFVNSGAGLRANAGWGSYAASKFALRALADALREEEAPHGVRVTSVYPGRTATPMQEKVRTQEGAPYTPEAFIQPETVAATIAFALNAPRDATLPDLSVRPGPQAARPHEAGA is encoded by the coding sequence ATGACCACACACCGGCCCGTCACGCTCATCACTGGCGCTTCCGGGGGCATCGGGTCGGCGCTGGCCCGCGCCCTGGCCCCCACCCACGACCTGATTCTGGGTGGCCGGGGCGGGGCCGCGCTGGAGCGCCTGTGTGCCGAACTGGGCGCCCAGCCGCTGCCCCTGGACCTGACTCGTCCCGAGACCTTTGAAGGGGCGCTGGCGGGGCTGGGCCGGGTTACGAACCTCGTCCACAACGCCGGGGTGGTGGACCTGGGCGCCGTGGCCGGGCAGGGGCACGTGGTCTGGACCCACACCCTGGCGGTGAACACCGTGGCCCCGGCCGAACTGACCCGGGTGCTGCTGCCCCAAGTGCGCGCCGAACAGGGCGTGGTGGTGTTCGTGAACAGCGGCGCGGGCCTGCGGGCCAATGCGGGCTGGGGCAGCTACGCCGCCAGCAAGTTCGCCCTGCGCGCCCTGGCCGACGCCCTGCGCGAAGAAGAGGCCCCGCACGGCGTGCGCGTGACCTCGGTGTACCCGGGGCGCACCGCCACCCCCATGCAGGAAAAGGTCCGCACGCAGGAGGGCGCCCCCTACACCCCAGAGGCGTTCATCCAGCCTGAAACCGTGGCGGCCACCATCGCCTTTGCCTTAAACGCCCCGCGCGACGCCACCCTGCCGGACCTCAGCGTGCGCCCCGGGCCCCAGGCCGCCCGCCCCCACGAGGCCGGCGCGTGA
- a CDS encoding methyltransferase domain-containing protein — translation MTWNPDVYDQFKAARSAPVQDLHALIPDRPYRRVVDLGCGTGEHTLTLARRFPDAEVTGLDSSPEMLARAAAHEAPNLRFVPGDIAALSGDFDLIHAHASLQWLPDHPALLSRLWTHLTPGGVLAVQVPANHDHPSHRLLSETAADFAAALGGYTRFGTAHGASPVLSPAAYAEHLDALGAQAITALSKVYPVVLDGAEGLIAWTRGTALVPYLSRLDDATGARFLAAYRARLQAAYPGERLYYAFTRVLFVASKPTA, via the coding sequence ATGACCTGGAACCCCGACGTGTACGACCAGTTCAAGGCCGCCCGCAGCGCCCCGGTGCAGGATCTGCACGCGCTGATTCCAGACAGGCCCTACCGCCGGGTGGTGGACCTGGGCTGCGGCACCGGCGAGCACACACTGACCCTGGCCCGCCGCTTCCCCGACGCCGAAGTGACCGGCCTGGACAGCAGCCCCGAGATGCTGGCGCGCGCTGCCGCGCACGAAGCCCCCAACCTGCGCTTTGTGCCGGGAGACATTGCGGCGCTCTCCGGCGACTTTGACCTTATTCACGCCCATGCTTCGCTCCAGTGGCTGCCCGACCACCCGGCGCTGCTTTCACGGCTGTGGACCCACCTGACCCCGGGCGGCGTGCTGGCCGTGCAGGTGCCCGCCAACCACGACCACCCCAGTCACCGCCTGCTGAGCGAGACCGCCGCCGATTTTGCAGCCGCGCTGGGCGGCTATACCCGCTTTGGCACCGCGCACGGCGCCTCGCCGGTCCTGAGCCCGGCCGCCTATGCCGAGCATCTGGACGCCCTGGGGGCGCAGGCCATTACAGCCCTGAGCAAGGTGTACCCGGTGGTGCTGGACGGCGCTGAAGGCCTGATTGCCTGGACACGCGGCACGGCGCTGGTGCCCTACCTGTCGCGGCTGGACGACGCCACCGGGGCGCGCTTCCTGGCCGCTTACCGGGCGAGGTTGCAGGCCGCCTATCCCGGCGAGCGGCTGTATTACGCCTTTACCCGCGTGCTGTTCGTGGCGAGCAAACCGACGGCGTAA
- a CDS encoding inorganic diphosphatase produces MTRPDLRAYLGQRVRVVVDRPLGSVHPRHPDLRYPVNYGELPGTQSGDGQPVDAYLLGWDAAVPEAEGEVIAVIERLNDAEDKLVVARDGTHWSDDAIATIIRFQEQYFHTRLVRPEASPAPSGP; encoded by the coding sequence GTGACCCGGCCAGACCTGCGCGCCTACCTGGGCCAGCGCGTGCGCGTGGTGGTGGACCGCCCACTGGGCTCGGTGCACCCGCGCCACCCGGACCTGCGCTACCCGGTGAATTACGGCGAACTGCCCGGTACCCAGAGCGGTGATGGCCAGCCCGTGGACGCCTACCTGCTGGGCTGGGACGCGGCCGTGCCCGAGGCCGAGGGCGAGGTGATCGCGGTCATTGAGCGCCTGAATGACGCCGAGGACAAGCTGGTGGTGGCGCGCGACGGCACCCACTGGAGTGACGACGCGATTGCGACCATCATCCGGTTTCAGGAACAGTACTTCCACACGCGGCTGGTGCGGCCTGAAGCCAGCCCGGCGCCCTCTGGCCCTTGA
- the hisB gene encoding imidazoleglycerol-phosphate dehydratase HisB, producing MSRSATVTRQTSETTITVRLDLETAAYDPPRTGHGFFDHMLDALARHARLGLSVQAEGDLHIEPHHLIEDTGITLGQALTQALGDRKGIERYGSAFVPMDETLAHVVVDLSGRAHLAFEPETLDVWGTAGGMTHYHLREFLRGLCNHGGITLHVRLLAGREAHHVIEAVMKALARALRDALELTSDAMPSTKGSL from the coding sequence ATGAGCCGCTCGGCCACCGTGACCCGCCAGACCAGCGAAACGACCATCACTGTTCGCCTGGACCTTGAGACTGCCGCCTATGACCCGCCCCGGACCGGGCACGGGTTTTTTGACCATATGCTCGACGCCCTGGCCCGCCACGCCCGCCTGGGCCTGAGCGTGCAGGCCGAGGGCGACCTGCACATTGAGCCCCACCACCTGATTGAAGACACCGGCATCACCCTGGGGCAGGCGCTGACCCAGGCGCTGGGCGACCGCAAAGGGATTGAGCGCTACGGCAGCGCCTTCGTGCCCATGGACGAAACCCTGGCGCATGTGGTGGTGGACCTGTCCGGGCGCGCGCATCTGGCCTTTGAGCCGGAAACGCTGGATGTGTGGGGCACAGCGGGCGGCATGACCCACTACCACCTGCGCGAGTTTCTGCGCGGCCTGTGCAACCACGGCGGCATCACGCTGCATGTGCGCCTGCTGGCCGGGCGCGAGGCCCACCATGTCATTGAAGCGGTGATGAAAGCCCTGGCCCGCGCCCTGCGCGACGCGCTTGAGCTGACCTCGGACGCCATGCCCAGCACCAAGGGGAGCCTGTGA